Below is a window of Yimella sp. cx-51 DNA.
GATGTCCTCCAGCGCGTGACCATACGGACGGTTGTCGTAACGCTGCTGCTTTTCTTCCTTGACCACATCGCGCTGGTTGTCCAGGCATGCCTGGTTCACCGCGTCCAGCAGGTACCCGTGCCGATCGGCCTCCATCCAGAGCGCGAGATCGAGGACGCCGGTGGGCACGGTCTCGAAGTAGTTGGTGCGGTCGAACCACGTGGTGGCGTTGAGCCGCGCACCGTGCGCCATGAGCGTCTGCATGTGCTCGCCCTCGGCCACGTTGCGCGACCCCTGGAACATCAGATGCTCGAAGAGATGCGCCAGACCGGTGCGAGCCGGACGTTCGTGGCGCGATCCGACATTGACCCAGAGATTGACCGCCACGATCGGCACACTCGGGTCAGGGGCGACGACGACCCGCAGGCCGTTGTCGAGGCGCGCCTCGCGCAGGGTGAAGTCCAAGGGCATGGCCGCCACCCTACGTGCGGGCAGCGCCCAGTCGGCCCGGCGCTCGGGATGGACACCGCCTACGCGGCCCGCAGGAGCCAGCGAGCCTCTTCACCACGATCTCCATGTCGACGTTGAAGAAGGCACACTCCCGGGCTGTGACTTCGCGCACCGCTCATACCCCGCGCAGCCGCAAAGGACGTCGTGGGGGCGTGGAAAGGTAATCTGAGCAATCGTCGGCGCAGTGCGCCGGAACCGCAAACGCCACACCGAAGTCGGAGACCTGATGAGTACCTCGCACGACCCGCAGTTCGGCCACCCGAACGCACCCTCAGGCACCCGCGGACCTGCAACGATCGTCTGGCGCGACACCGCGCCGGGCGCAGCAGCGGCATGGGCCGGACCGGAGGCGTTCAGCGGCCCCCAGCACAACGAGCCCTTGCCCGACGAGCGGCCCGTGCAGTCCCTGTCGTCGGCCTGGGCGTCGGCGGCACCTGCGCCGGCACAGCGCGAGACCACCCACCAGGTCGAGGAGGCCGACGAGCCGTCGTTCACCGACGCGCGGGAGCAGCAGCAAGACTCCGAACCCTCTGCTGTTGGTGCCGATGAGCACGACGTGGTCGACGAGCGACCCGGCGGTGTCGCAGCGCACCAGGACGATCAGCGCTCTGCCGACCCCGGCTACACGACCTCCTCCGATGACTCCGGCAACGTCTCCGAATCCGATCGTCCGCAGCATGACCGTTCCAGCGACTGGGGCGCAGCCAGCGCTGGCGCCCTCGGCGGCGCGGCAGCAGCGGGTGCTGCGACACCCGGCGGCTGGGTGCAGCCCGGTTCCGCGCCCACCGCGGACGAGGTCCACCACAACTGGACCGAACAGCACGGAGAGCTTCCGCCCAGTTCCGAGCCGTGGTCAGCGCCCGACGACCAGCAGGCACCTCAGGGAGGCGACGAGCCGGCTCAGCACGCGCCCGACCCCTACGCCTCGCCTGCCCCTGATGGCCAGGGCGAATACCGGGACGCGGGCCGGCAGACCCACGACCCGTATGCCCGGCCCCAGGCCGACCAGGCAGAGAGCCACGATCCGTACGCCCAGCCCCAGGGCGACCAAGCACAGAGCCACGACCCGTACGTCCAGCCCCAGGCCTACCAAGCACAGGGTCACGACCCGTACGCGGGTGCTCCCTACCAGCAGCCGCAGCAGCACGACCCTTACAACTCGCCCGCGGATCACGTTGGGCAGCAGCACGATTCGTCTGCCTCCTCCTTCTTGGCCAAGCCGCAGTCGCAGGCGCCGGCCCAGCAGGACTCGTCCCTGCAGGACGAACAGCCGTGGGGTGGCCACAGCGGCCAGGAGCAGCACCACCAGCCGCAGGACGCCGCGGCGGCCGAGGATGCTTGGTCGGCGCACCAGCACTCCGAGCCCGACCAACCGATGGCGACGGATCCGTCGGCAGGGGACGCGATTCCCGCTCCTCCGACAGGTCAGGAGAATGTCACCGTTTCGAGCTCGAACTCCGGTGCAGAAAACGACGCGGCTGCGGACGACGAGTCGCTGACCATCGGTCGCGGCCGCGACAACTCGATCGTGTTGGACGACATGCTCGTCTCCCGTAAGCACCTGCGCATCACCGCCGACGACCAAGGCCTGCTGCTGGAAGACCTCGGCAGCCGCAACGGCACCTATGTCAACGGCCGCCGGGTCGAGACCAGCCACCTGCAGGAAGGCGACCGCATCGGGGTCGGTGGCACCACCTTCGAGGTGCGTGACGGCTGGCTGGTCACGATCTGACTCCTCGAGCGGGTACACCGCAGGCAAGTCGGACGAAGCAAGGCAGGAGCAGGATGAGCAGGGGGACCGCCCGATGAACGACGTGCGCATCACTTACGCGGGAAACAACCGCAAGATCGCCACGAACCAGATACTGACGATCGGCCGAAGCCGCGACAACGACCTCATGGTCACCGATGCCGGTGCGTCCAGGCGGCATGCGCAGCTTCGCCGGGTGGGTGACCAGATCGAGGTGGTCGACCTCGGCTCGTCCAACGGCACCTTCGTCGACGGACGTCGGATCACCGCACCCACGCTCGTGGCACCGGGCGGGTCGATCCAGTTGGGCGGCACCGACGCGTCGCCGCTGGGAGTGGAGGTACGACAGCCGACCGGTGGCGCACAGCTGCCGCCTCAGTCCGGCCCGAGCGGCGGGGCAGCACTCCCGCATGCCGGACGTCCGACAGGACCGGCCGGCGCCGGCCCGAGCAGCGGCCACGGCCACCAGAGCGGGCCGCTCCCCAAGCGGCTCCCGGCGACCTCCTCGGTGCCGAAGGTGCCCTCCCACACCGGCGTCGTCTTCGACCGGTACGAGTTGCAGAATGCGATGCAGGCGGCCCCGGTCAGCCCGTCGGGCCACACCTCCGTGCAGGGCGCCGCACCCCAGGTGCTCGCCTCGGCGGGCGGACCCGGCGGCGGTCCGACTCCCGGCACGATGACCATCGGACGCGGTCTGGAGAACCAGGTCATCATCGATGACCTGCTCGCCTCCCGGCAGCACGCGCGGCTGGTGCCGAACGGTCATGGCTTCGACGTGCAGGATCTCGGCAGCCGTAACGGCACCTACATCAACGGTCAACGCATCGACCGCGGACGCTTGGGCGAGGGCGATCTGCTCGCCGTCGGCCACTCCCGTTTCACTGTGTTGCGCGGTCAGTTGGTCGCCAGCATCGACGAAGGTGATGTCAACTTCGTCGCCAACCACCTCACCTTCGAGCTGTCCGGCGGCAAGAAGCTGCTCGACGACATCTCGTTCGCGCTCGAGGGTTCGAGCCTGCTCGCGGTGATCGGTCCGTCCGGCGCCGGTAAGTCGACGCTGCTGAAGGCGCTCACCGGTTCGCAGCGGGCCACCCGCGGCGAGGTCTACTACGACGGTCGAGACCTCTACCAGAACTTCGACGACCTTCGTCATCGCATCGGTGTCGTGCCCCAGGACGACGTCGTCCACCGGCAGCTGACCGTCAAGCAGGCGCTGCGCTTCGCCGCCGAACTGCGTTTCCCCGACGATCTCGACAAGCACCTGCGTGACCAGCGGGTCGATGAGGTGATGGCCGAACTCGATCTCACCGCGCACGCCGGCACCCGCGTCGACAAGCTCTCCGGTGGTCAGCGCAAGCGCACCTCCGTGGCGCTGGAACTGCTGACCCGTCCCTCACTGCTCTTCCTGGACGAGCCGACCTCCGGGCTCGACCCGGGCCTGGACAAGCAGGTCATGCACACCCTGCGCGAGCTCGCTGACGGCGGCCGCACCGTCGTCGTCATCACCCACTCGGTGGCCAACCTCAACGTGTGCGACAAGGTGCTGCTGCTCGCACCGGGCGGCAAGGTGGCCTACTTCGGCCCGCCCGACCAGTTGTTGCCCTTCTTCGGGCTCTCCGACCACGCCGACGTCTTCACCTCGGTCGCGCGCGACCCCGAGGGTTCCAAGCAGCGTTTCAAAGCTTCCCCGCTGGAGGCGCAGCAGATCGAGGCTCCGCTGTCGGCACCGCGTCCGCCCGTGCCGCCGTTGGAGAAGCCGCCCAGGCAGCAGTCGATCCCCTCGCAGCTGTCGACCCTCGCGCGCCGACACCTGCAGGTGATCTTCGCCGACCGCGGCTACTCGGCGTTCATGCTGCTGCTTCCCGTGGCCCTGGCCGCGTTGGCCGTCGTGGTGCCCGGCGAGAACGGACTTGCCAAACCCGCACCAGGTGAACCCTTCAAGCTCAGCGAACCGCTGACGCTCCTGGTGGTGATCATCGTTGGGGCGCTCTTCATGGGGACGGCTGCGAGTATCCGCGAACTCGTCGGCGAGCGCGCCATCTTCACCCGGGAGAAGGCCGTGGGTCTGTCACCCTCTGCCTACCTGTGGGGCAAGCTGACCATCTTCGGGCTGCTGACCCTCGTCCAGTCGACGATCCTCGTCCTGCTCATCACGCTGGCCAAGAAGCCGCCCTCGGGCGCGGTCATGCTCGGTAGCGCCACGCTCGAACTCATCCTGGTCTGCTGGTTCACCGCGTTCTGCGCCGTCTCCCTCGGCCTGCTGATGTCGAGCTTCGTCAACACCTCCGAGCAGGTGATGCCGCTGCTGGTGGTGTCGATCATGGCGCAGCTGGTGTTGTGCGGCGGGCTCTTCGAGGTCTACGGACGTCCGGGTCTTGAGCAGTTGAGTTGGCTGACTCCGGGACGCTGGGGTTACGCCGCCGCGGTCTCCACCACCGATGTGGTGGGCATGCTGCCTCCCGGGCAGGCTTTCGATGCGGCGCGTGCGACGGTCGACGACCCGCTGTGGCAGCACTCCCCCGGCAAGTGGATGCTCTCGATGATCATGCTGCTGGTGCTCGCGGCACTGTTCGCAGTGCTGACCAAGTGGCGTCTGGCCCGCAAGACCAACGACTGACCGGTCGATCAACGACAGGCCCCATCGCGAAATGCGGTGGGGCCTGTCGCTGCCGCCACGTATCCTTGAGTTCATGCCCCGCGAAGCCGGCAAGAAGATCATTGCCAACAACAAGAAGGCGCGCCACGACTACCTCATCGAGGAGACGGTCGAGGCGGGCCTGGTGCTCATGGGCACCGAGGTGAAGAGCCTGCGCATGGGCCGGGCCAATCTCACCGACGGCTTCGCCAGCGAGCGGGGTGGCGAGCTGTGGCTGGAGAACGTCCACATCCCTGAGTACCTCCAAGGCACCTGGACCAACCACTCGGCCAAGCGGCGGCGCAAGCTGCTGATGCACCGGTCCGAGATCGACAAGTTGATCTCCAAGTCACGCGAGTCGGGCCACACGTTGATCCCGTTGTCGCTGTACTTCCTCGATGGACGCGCCAAGGTCGAGATCGGCCTCGCCAAGGGTAAGAAGCTGCACGACAAGCGCCAGGCTCTGCGCGAACGACAGGACAACCGCGAGGCGCAACGCGCGGTGTCCAACGCCTTCAAGCGCGGACGCAGGTAGGCCACCACATGTTCGCCCGCGTCGCAGCGGCCGCGCTGTGCGCCGGCCTGCTGGTGAGCGGGTGCTCCGGGGGCTCCTCGCCCGACAGCACCTCCGGCCCGTCCACCGCATCGACTGATGCCGTGCGATTGCAGGTCGAGACGATCGCGAGCGGGCTCACCAACCCGTGGGACATCGCTTTCCTGCCCAACGGCAAGGCTTTGGTCACGCAGCGTGATGGCGCCCTGACTCTCCTGTCCAGCTTGGCGCCCGGAGCACGCACCACACCCGTCGCGGCGTCGTTCGACGATCTGAACGCCCGTGGCGAGGGCGGTCTGATGGGCCTGACCCTCCTGCCCGATTTCCGCACTTCGCGCCGGTTCATCACCTGTCAGACCCATCAAAGCTCCGACATCCGGCTGGTGCTCTGGCGGCTGGAGCCCGGCGAGGCGACGGCCACTCGGATCCGAGATGTCGTCACCGGCTTGCCGGTCGCTTCAAGCGGACGCCACTCCGGCTGCCGCATGCTGATCGGGCCCGACAACATGCTGTACGTCGGCACCGGTGACGCGGCGAATGCCGCTGCGCCGCAAGACCGTACGAGCCTCGGTGGCAAGGTGTTACGCATCGATCCACGCACGTGGCAAGCACCTTCGGACAATCCGTTCGCCTCTTCGGGCAACCCGCGCGAGCAGTTGGTCTGGACCTACGGACATCGCAATGTGCAGGGTCTCGCGGTGCAGGCTGGACGCGTCTACTCCGCCGAGCACGGCCCCGACAAGAACGACGAACTCAACCTGCTGCGCAAGGGCGCGAATCACGGCTGGGATCCGAGACGCGGCGGGCAGGAGCGCGACTACGACGAGAGCGTGCCGATGACCGATCGGGAGCGCTTCCCGGACGCCGTCCCGGCGTTGTGGAGTTCGGGCGACATGACGGAAGCGATCTGCGCCGCCACCTTCGTGGAAGGCAGGCAATGGGGAGCGTGGGAGGGCGCCTTGGTGGTAACCGCGCTCAAGGGCGCCAAACTGATGGTCCTGACACTCGACGGGGCGGGGACGAAGGTGACCTCGGTGGCGGTGCCGCGAGCGGTCGCTGACAAATACGGCCGACTACGTGCTGCCCGCCAGGGCCCGGACGGCGCTCTCTACGTCACCACCAGCAACGGACAGGACGACAAGGTGCTGCGGATCCGCCCGGCTGACTGAGTTCAGCGGCGAGCGCTGGATTTTCCGGCAGCGACCGACTGTTCGGGCACGCGCTGCTGCGCCACCGCCATGGCCGACTGCTTCCGCCGACGGTGCAGGGCCTTCAACCGGCGCGCAAAGTTCATGATGCCGGCCCGAGCGGGGTTCTCCACCAGACGGTGCGCTCCCTCGGCGACTGCCACGAGGATCACCAGCGTGATCAGCAGGGCAGCCCAACCGCGCAGGCCGGGGGTGGTCTGGATCTGCTTGGCCGAGGTGAGGTGCCACAAGAACCATCGATGCGTCAGGTACAGCGCGTAGCTGGAGGCCCCGAGCACCACGAGCAAACGCGTGCTGAGGAAGCGGGCAAGCCAGCCGCGTCCGGAGGCGAGAGAGAAGATGCCGAGCATGAAGGGCAGCACGAAGAAGGCGCCGAATGATCCAGCCTTGACGGCACCACTGGTGGTGGAATGGAACATCCCCAGACCCAGGGTGTAGACCACGACGCCCGTCTGGATGACGCTGTGCAGACGGGTGGGCAGGCGCATGCTCTCGCCCAGCAGATGCGCCAGGGTCACGCCGCCGACGAAGACCGCGAGGTTGGGCAGCGGGTTGCGGTAGAGCCAGCGGTGGGCAGACCGGCCGTCCGTCGCCGGCAGGTCGGTCCAGCCCTTGAGGGTGAAGATGGCCCACAGCACCAGGCTGAACGCCGCGCATGCGCCGGCGATCAGCACCAAGCCCCGGGTGCGCCAACGCCATGCCGCCCGGGCGATCAGCGGCGCGATGAACGGGAAGAGGGCGTAGAAGAAGAGCTCGACGCCGATCGACCAACCCGGACCGTTGTAGTGGAACTGCGCGGTGGCGACATCATCGCCCCAGGTCTGGACGGCGAACAGGTGCTGGAGCAGCACCCAGGGCCGTTGCTGTTGACCCTCGGCGTAGTAGAAGAGCACCCACAGGACGATCATCACCCAGTAGAGCGGCATGACGCGGGCGATGCGGGCGAGGTAGAAGAGCACCGTTCGGCGGCCGTTGCGCGGCGACAGGTCGGGATAGTTGTACCCGAGCACCACCCCGGAGAGCAGGAAGAAGAGCGGGACGCCCATGTGTCCCCAACCGACCAGACGGTCGAAGGCGTCGGGCGCATTACGCGGGAGATGTGTGTGCGACAGCACCACCAGCAGCGCTGCAACCGCGCGAAGACCGGTGAGCGCCTTGAGTTCTGCCCGTTTGCGGTGCGGCCCTGGCGTCGGCTCGGTCGCTCTTCTCACCGGGCCACAATAAAGGCCCGACTAATCAGCGGAACCACTGCATCGGGTCAACCAACTGACCGTCGTTCAGGGTGCCGAAGTGCAGGTGGCAGCCGGTCGACCGGCCAGTGGTGCCCGAGTAGCCGATCAACTGCCCCTTGCTCACGGCTCCGCCGGTGACCACGAAGCGGGAGAGGTGGGCGTAGTGGGTGGCGAGGTTGACGCCGCGCACGAACCCGTGGTCGATCATGATGTAGTTGCCGGCCACCGGTTCGTAACTCGCGGTGATCACCTCACCCGCGGCCGAAGCGTAGATCGGCGTACCGCAGGCCATCGGGTAATCGACCCCGGCGTGCAGCAACCAGATGCCCAGCACCGGGTTGTTGCGCATGCCGAACGGGGAGATGATCTGGTTGATCGGCGCCGGCGGGTTGAGGAAGCCGTTGCCGTTGACCGGTGCCCGGGCCGTGCCGGCCGCCTCGTTGGCCCGCGGCACGGCCATCGCCGGCTTCTTGGCGGCCTTGGCGCGTGCGGCCGCACGCGCGATGAGGATCTTGCCGAGGCGCCTTGACTCACCCTTCTGCCACGCGAGGAGGTTGAGGTCGGCCCGCTTCTGCTTCTCCAGAGAGGCCTTCTGGTTGGACTGGGTGCGGCGTAGCGCGTCCAACCGGTTCTTGGCGGTCTGGGCATTGTTGCGCGCCGTCGTCGCGCTGGTGACAGCGTTACCGGCCTGCACCTTCAGCTGGGCCACGCGCCTGGTGGCAGCGCCGAGGCGGTTGACGGTGGCGGTCTTGGACGCCTTTTGGCCGGCCAGGGTGGTGAGCACGCCGTTCTGCTGGCGCATGATGATGTCGGCCATCGACATCGTGTTGGCGGGATCCTTCTTGCTCATCAGGATCTGCAGCGTGAGGTCGAAGGTGCCGAGGCCGCCGGTCATGTAACTCTGCCGCGCAACGCCGCCGACCAGCTTCTTGGTGCGCTGTTGGGCGGTGTTGATGTTGGTGAGGTCGGTGCGGCTGCGCGACTCGTCGCCCTGGGCGATCTTCAACTGGCTGTTCACGCTGGCCAGATTGTTGTTGGCCGTGGTCAGCTGGCTGTTCTTGGCCTTCAAGTCGTTGCCGGCGGTGACCAGTTGGGCGTCGGTCTTGGCCAATGCATTGACCGCGTTGCGCAACTGCGTGCTCACGGCGTCGAGGTCGCCCTGGGTGGTGACGATCTGCTTGTCGATCTTGTCCTTCTGCTTCGCCGGATCGTCGGCGACGGCGTGCGCGGCCCCGGGGAGGAACATGATCGCTACCGTCGCCATCGCCCCACGGCGCATGAGCATGTTCAACGGTCCGCGGCTGTCACTCACGCCGTCCACGCCTTTCGAAACCTTCATCAGACCCGCACCTGCCTGCGGAGACTGAACCACGAAACGATGATGGACAACACCACTGCGCCACCCACCAACCAGGGTACGACCATCAACACTTCGGAGGAGCCGATCAGTGCAATCACGTCGCCTCCCCGCTCACCGGCATTGAACAGGTCGGCCACACCCTTCTCCACCATGAGCCAGAGCACCCCGCTGGCCAGCACGGCGCCGACCAGGGCTGCCAACAGCACCTCGACGATGAACGGCAGATAGATCGTGGTCGCCGACGCGCCGACCAGGCGCATGATCTCCACCTGTCGGCGTCTGGAGAAGGCCACCTGCCGCACCGTCGTACTGATGAGCAGCACCGAGCACACCACCATGAGGGCCGCGAGGCCGACCGCGCCGACGCTGAGCACATGGAGCAGCTTGAAGAAGGTCTCCAGCACCTTGCGCTGGTCACTGATCGCCTCGACTCCCGGTGATCCGTCGATCGCTGCGACCACCTCGTCGTAGCGGTTGGGGTCGGAGAGCTTCACCCGGAACGATCCGGGCATCGAGTCTGGCGAGACGTCGCTGAGATACGGACTGTTCTTGAACTGCTGCTTGAAGCGGGCGTACGCCTGCTCCGGGCTCTCGTAGTGGATCTCCTGCACCAACGGCTTCAGGCTCTCCAGGTCGCGTTTGACCTGATCGCGCTGCGCCGGGGTGGCGATGCCGTCGACGCAGGACACCACGGCCGTGGAGTCCTTGGTGCACAGGAAGATCGACACCTCGACCTTGTCGTACCAGTAGCCCTTGGCGAGCGTCACCTGTTTCTGGGCGAGCAGACCGAGGCCGAGGAAGAACATCGAGATCATCGTGACCAGCACGACGGAGATGATCATCGCCATGTTGCGGCGGATGCCGCCGGCGATCTCACCGAGCATGAAACGAAGACGCACGATCAGTCCACCGTCCGTCCGCGCTTGACGGGTTCGTCCGACACGTAGCTGCCGAGCTGTTCGTCGCGTACCAGTTCGCCCTTGCGCAGTTCGATGACGCGCTTGCGGAAGAGGTCGACGATGCGCTCGTCGTGCGTGGCGACCACCACGGTGGTGCCGGCCTTGTTGATGCGCTCGAGCACCTTGACGATCTCGGTGCTGGTGTCGGGGTCGAGGTTGCCCGTGGGTTCGTCGGCGAGCAGGATCTGCGGCTGCTTGACCATCGCTCGCGCGATCGCGACGCGCTGCTGCTCACCACCGGATAGTTCGTGTGGACGACGACGGGCCAGGCCTTCGAGCGAGACGAGTTCGAGCACCTCGGGCACCATCTGCTTGATGCGATGCCGTTTGGTGCCGAGCACCTGGAGCGCGAACGCGACATTCTGGTAGACGTTCTTGTTCTCCAACAGGCGGAAGTCCTGGAAGACCACACCGATGTCGCGCCGCAGCGCCGGCACGTGCCGGTTCGGCAGGGTGCGCAAGTCGCGACCGGCCACCAGGATGGTGCCGGACGAGGGAGTGAGCTGGCGGGTGATCAGTTGCAGCAGCGTCGATTTGCCCGATCCGGAGGTGCCGATGAGGAAGGCGAAATCACCGCGTCCGACGTCGACGGAGATGTCTCGCAGGGCAGGTTCGTCCTGGCCCGCGTAGCGCTTGCTGACGTTCTCGAAAGTGATCATGCGGGAATCGAGCAGAGCCTCACGTCGGTCGAATGAGCCGCCCGGCGTGGGCATGCAGCCAGCCGGGCGCTGCAACCGTACGACGCAGTAGCAACGGGCCGTCGGAAGGCACGCCGACGACCGCCAAACTCGCGGCCGGTGGCACTCGGCAGCTCGTCAGTCCTTCTCGCCGGTGCGCTTCCAGCGGATGCCCGCCTCGATGAAGGCGTCGATGTCGCCGTCGAAGACTGCCGAGGGGTTTCCGGTCTCGTGCTCGGTGCGAAGGTCCTTGACCATTTGGTAGGGGTTCAGGACGTAGGAGCGCATCTGGTCGCCCCAGCTCGCGGTGGAGTCGCCCGCCAGTTCCTTGCGCTGGGCGGCCTCTTCCTGACGCTTCAGCAGCAGCAGGCGCGACTGCATGACGCGCAGCGCGGCGGCGCGGTTCTGGATCTGGCTCTTCTCGTTCTGCATCGACACCACGGTGCCGGTCGGGATGTGGGTCATGCGCACCGCGGAGTCGGTGGTGTTGACGCTCTGACCGCCCGGACCGCTGGAGCGGAAGACGTCGATCTTCAAGTCGTTCTCGGGGATCTCGATCGAGTCGGTCTGCTCGATCAGCGGGATCACCTCGACCGCGGCGAAGCTGGTCTGCCGGCGGCCCTGGTTGTCGAAGGGGCTGATGCGCACCAGACGGTGGGTGCCGGCCTCGACGGCCATGTGGCCGTAGGCGTAGGGCTCGTTGACCTCGAAGGTGGCCGATTTCAGGCCGGCTTCTTCGGCGTAGGAGGTGTCCATCACCTTGGTGGAGTAGCCGTGGCGCTCGGCCCAGCGCAGGTACATCCGCATGAGCATCTCGGCGAAATCGGCGGCGTCGACGCCACCGGCGCCGGCGCGGATGGTGACGACTGCCTCACGCTGGTCCCACTCACCGTTGAGCAGGGTGCGCACCTCGAGCTCGCCCACGGCCTTCTGCAGCGAGACGAGTTCGCGCCCGGCTTCGGCGAGGGTGTCGGCGTCGTTCTCCTCGGCGGCCATCTCGACCAGCACTTCGACATCGTCGATACGGCTGTCCATCGTCTCGATGCGCTCGACCTCGGCGTTGGCACGCGAGAGTGCGCTGGTCACCTGCTGCGCCTTCTCGGGGTCGTCCCACAGGTCGGGTGCGGCCGACTGCTGCTCCAGATCGGCGATCTGGGTGCGCAGAGCATCGAGGTCGGTGACGCCGCGCACC
It encodes the following:
- a CDS encoding acyltransferase; this translates as MRRATEPTPGPHRKRAELKALTGLRAVAALLVVLSHTHLPRNAPDAFDRLVGWGHMGVPLFFLLSGVVLGYNYPDLSPRNGRRTVLFYLARIARVMPLYWVMIVLWVLFYYAEGQQQRPWVLLQHLFAVQTWGDDVATAQFHYNGPGWSIGVELFFYALFPFIAPLIARAAWRWRTRGLVLIAGACAAFSLVLWAIFTLKGWTDLPATDGRSAHRWLYRNPLPNLAVFVGGVTLAHLLGESMRLPTRLHSVIQTGVVVYTLGLGMFHSTTSGAVKAGSFGAFFVLPFMLGIFSLASGRGWLARFLSTRLLVVLGASSYALYLTHRWFLWHLTSAKQIQTTPGLRGWAALLITLVILVAVAEGAHRLVENPARAGIMNFARRLKALHRRRKQSAMAVAQQRVPEQSVAAGKSSARR
- a CDS encoding sorbosone dehydrogenase family protein, whose protein sequence is MFARVAAAALCAGLLVSGCSGGSSPDSTSGPSTASTDAVRLQVETIASGLTNPWDIAFLPNGKALVTQRDGALTLLSSLAPGARTTPVAASFDDLNARGEGGLMGLTLLPDFRTSRRFITCQTHQSSDIRLVLWRLEPGEATATRIRDVVTGLPVASSGRHSGCRMLIGPDNMLYVGTGDAANAAAPQDRTSLGGKVLRIDPRTWQAPSDNPFASSGNPREQLVWTYGHRNVQGLAVQAGRVYSAEHGPDKNDELNLLRKGANHGWDPRRGGQERDYDESVPMTDRERFPDAVPALWSSGDMTEAICAATFVEGRQWGAWEGALVVTALKGAKLMVLTLDGAGTKVTSVAVPRAVADKYGRLRAARQGPDGALYVTTSNGQDDKVLRIRPAD
- the ftsE gene encoding cell division ATP-binding protein FtsE gives rise to the protein MITFENVSKRYAGQDEPALRDISVDVGRGDFAFLIGTSGSGKSTLLQLITRQLTPSSGTILVAGRDLRTLPNRHVPALRRDIGVVFQDFRLLENKNVYQNVAFALQVLGTKRHRIKQMVPEVLELVSLEGLARRRPHELSGGEQQRVAIARAMVKQPQILLADEPTGNLDPDTSTEIVKVLERINKAGTTVVVATHDERIVDLFRKRVIELRKGELVRDEQLGSYVSDEPVKRGRTVD
- the smpB gene encoding SsrA-binding protein SmpB, with protein sequence MPREAGKKIIANNKKARHDYLIEETVEAGLVLMGTEVKSLRMGRANLTDGFASERGGELWLENVHIPEYLQGTWTNHSAKRRRKLLMHRSEIDKLISKSRESGHTLIPLSLYFLDGRAKVEIGLAKGKKLHDKRQALRERQDNREAQRAVSNAFKRGRR
- the ftsX gene encoding permease-like cell division protein FtsX, giving the protein MRLRFMLGEIAGGIRRNMAMIISVVLVTMISMFFLGLGLLAQKQVTLAKGYWYDKVEVSIFLCTKDSTAVVSCVDGIATPAQRDQVKRDLESLKPLVQEIHYESPEQAYARFKQQFKNSPYLSDVSPDSMPGSFRVKLSDPNRYDEVVAAIDGSPGVEAISDQRKVLETFFKLLHVLSVGAVGLAALMVVCSVLLISTTVRQVAFSRRRQVEIMRLVGASATTIYLPFIVEVLLAALVGAVLASGVLWLMVEKGVADLFNAGERGGDVIALIGSSEVLMVVPWLVGGAVVLSIIVSWFSLRRQVRV
- a CDS encoding FHA domain-containing protein; its protein translation is MNDVRITYAGNNRKIATNQILTIGRSRDNDLMVTDAGASRRHAQLRRVGDQIEVVDLGSSNGTFVDGRRITAPTLVAPGGSIQLGGTDASPLGVEVRQPTGGAQLPPQSGPSGGAALPHAGRPTGPAGAGPSSGHGHQSGPLPKRLPATSSVPKVPSHTGVVFDRYELQNAMQAAPVSPSGHTSVQGAAPQVLASAGGPGGGPTPGTMTIGRGLENQVIIDDLLASRQHARLVPNGHGFDVQDLGSRNGTYINGQRIDRGRLGEGDLLAVGHSRFTVLRGQLVASIDEGDVNFVANHLTFELSGGKKLLDDISFALEGSSLLAVIGPSGAGKSTLLKALTGSQRATRGEVYYDGRDLYQNFDDLRHRIGVVPQDDVVHRQLTVKQALRFAAELRFPDDLDKHLRDQRVDEVMAELDLTAHAGTRVDKLSGGQRKRTSVALELLTRPSLLFLDEPTSGLDPGLDKQVMHTLRELADGGRTVVVITHSVANLNVCDKVLLLAPGGKVAYFGPPDQLLPFFGLSDHADVFTSVARDPEGSKQRFKASPLEAQQIEAPLSAPRPPVPPLEKPPRQQSIPSQLSTLARRHLQVIFADRGYSAFMLLLPVALAALAVVVPGENGLAKPAPGEPFKLSEPLTLLVVIIVGALFMGTAASIRELVGERAIFTREKAVGLSPSAYLWGKLTIFGLLTLVQSTILVLLITLAKKPPSGAVMLGSATLELILVCWFTAFCAVSLGLLMSSFVNTSEQVMPLLVVSIMAQLVLCGGLFEVYGRPGLEQLSWLTPGRWGYAAAVSTTDVVGMLPPGQAFDAARATVDDPLWQHSPGKWMLSMIMLLVLAALFAVLTKWRLARKTND
- a CDS encoding peptidoglycan DD-metalloendopeptidase family protein, encoding MKVSKGVDGVSDSRGPLNMLMRRGAMATVAIMFLPGAAHAVADDPAKQKDKIDKQIVTTQGDLDAVSTQLRNAVNALAKTDAQLVTAGNDLKAKNSQLTTANNNLASVNSQLKIAQGDESRSRTDLTNINTAQQRTKKLVGGVARQSYMTGGLGTFDLTLQILMSKKDPANTMSMADIIMRQQNGVLTTLAGQKASKTATVNRLGAATRRVAQLKVQAGNAVTSATTARNNAQTAKNRLDALRRTQSNQKASLEKQKRADLNLLAWQKGESRRLGKILIARAAARAKAAKKPAMAVPRANEAAGTARAPVNGNGFLNPPAPINQIISPFGMRNNPVLGIWLLHAGVDYPMACGTPIYASAAGEVITASYEPVAGNYIMIDHGFVRGVNLATHYAHLSRFVVTGGAVSKGQLIGYSGTTGRSTGCHLHFGTLNDGQLVDPMQWFR
- a CDS encoding FHA domain-containing protein, whose protein sequence is MSTSHDPQFGHPNAPSGTRGPATIVWRDTAPGAAAAWAGPEAFSGPQHNEPLPDERPVQSLSSAWASAAPAPAQRETTHQVEEADEPSFTDAREQQQDSEPSAVGADEHDVVDERPGGVAAHQDDQRSADPGYTTSSDDSGNVSESDRPQHDRSSDWGAASAGALGGAAAAGAATPGGWVQPGSAPTADEVHHNWTEQHGELPPSSEPWSAPDDQQAPQGGDEPAQHAPDPYASPAPDGQGEYRDAGRQTHDPYARPQADQAESHDPYAQPQGDQAQSHDPYVQPQAYQAQGHDPYAGAPYQQPQQHDPYNSPADHVGQQHDSSASSFLAKPQSQAPAQQDSSLQDEQPWGGHSGQEQHHQPQDAAAAEDAWSAHQHSEPDQPMATDPSAGDAIPAPPTGQENVTVSSSNSGAENDAAADDESLTIGRGRDNSIVLDDMLVSRKHLRITADDQGLLLEDLGSRNGTYVNGRRVETSHLQEGDRIGVGGTTFEVRDGWLVTI